ACGCAAAAGGAGAACACAACATTTTATTCATGGAGGATGATGAAAGGAGTAGAATTtacacaaaaatcaaacaaactgtGATTTAAAATAAGTGTTAATGACTCATCTCAATGATGTGGGTGCAAAGTTTCTCTCAGATTGGCTCACCTGTTAAGGAGGAGATACATAAGATGTTATGGAACACTGATCAGCaggcatatgtgtgtgtgcatgtacacTAATAAGAAAACAAGGCTCTAAAATGTCCAAAACCAGTGGGTGACGTCAAAGTGCTGGTGttcattttttatatacagtctatgcaactttaaaaaaaaaagatatttcagACACGTTCAGAAaaaatacactcaaaaaaaccaaagttaattaaaaatgtGCTACTGTTATAATACTGAAAATATATGAATACACACTAAACTGATTGTGAGCGGACAGGGTTTTTTCCggtgcttttattgtgaaatacGTCCTGGAAGCGGTCGCGTTTATCTGCTGCGCGTTGACTTCAGTGATAAAAACGGGTTGTGTCGTGTCGGACGGTCGACGGTGACTTTCCGCTGCGGTTAAACTCGTTTAAACGTTTTATTTACCGTGCTGTTTACCGGCGTCATGTCTCACACCGTCATCACCACGACAACAACGACCAGGACATCCGGGGAGAGCGGCCTGAACCTGGGCTACACCCGGACCATCCCGGGACTGCTCAAGATCGGACAGCTGGTAAGAGTCGGTCCGGCGGACAAACCCCGGGACTTTACCCGGTTCTACCCGGGTTTATGTGCGCGTGGCAGAGTTTTCTAAGATTTAGATACAAGAAACTTTCACTGTGAAATATTTAAacgactgttgttgttattgatCGGCCTGTGATGCTCGGAGTGATCGTCTCCTGATGGAGAAATATTGATTTTCGTAGCAACTTCCATCAATTTCCTGTGAAACTGAGTCTAAAACAGGGACGGGCGAACAGAAAACAGGGCCCGGGGCTCAGAGACAGCTACAGACCCCCCTGCCCTTTTACAGGGGACCCCTCCAGCTTTTTATGTGTCCTCATATTATTATAATAGAACCATTAGAACCGCTCACTgggcactttattaggtacactttaCTGGCACAAAACGGTTAGATCCAGTTTTTCctttagaaatgtttttatgCTTCGAGGCTCAGATTCAACAAGCTgttggaaacatttctcagggACTTTGGTCATGTGATCGCAGTGACCATTGTCAGGTCTGAGATGATTTTGTGACGTGGAGCGtcatcctgctggaagcagccaatcagaagatgGTACGCTGTGGTCAAAATGACCGTGATCAACAACcacactcaggtaggctgtggcgtTCCAGTGAAGCTCTAACTGCTGATACAGGCCAGAGTGGATCCACGCTTTCATGCTGTTTCCTCAAACTCTGACTCCGTCATTGACGGTtgcagcagaaactgagactcatcagaccaggcagcgTTTTTCTGatcacctggtgtggtcttctgctgccgtAGCTCATCTGCTTCGATGTTCGACGCGTTCATTccgagatgctcttctgcatgcgATGGTCGTAACGAGTGTTTATTCGGGGTCCTggtgccttcctatcagctcgaaaatgtgtttctgaaacactaagaccaacaaccatgttcaaagtcactcaGATCGCCTTTCTCcatcattctgatgctcagcgTGAACTTCAGCGGGTCGTCTCTGCCGGGTCTGTGTGCTTAAATCGATCggtgccatgtgattggctgatattTGTGTTGGCGTGCAGTTGAACAGAACAGACCTGCAGAAGTGAAGCTCACCTCATTTATTATTTCTGAACACATTCATTCGTATGCAGAATTTCCTACGTGTACCCCAGCGGGTGTACTCTCGGTCTGAGATAACAGCAGAGCGACTGATCCTCGTTGGTTCAACTCAACAGTCAGTTTGAAACTTGTTCCTTTGAGACGTAAATGTTAGCGTGTTTGATAATATTCATATCTTTaaactaaaaacaacaaaaacacaaatcagaTGCTGAAACAGAGCTATTACCCAGACTCAAGCAGCCGTTTGACCCAGGAACTGCCCGTGTTTACGGCTTTCTGCCACATTTGGCCCGGTTGGTTCAGGGTGTGCCGTCACATCAGGTGTGGGTTAAATATCAGAGTTTCTGTGGCATCAGAGCCACAGCCGACCCCTGAAACTCTTAAATCCTACCTCCTCACATTTGGGCCGAATCGTCCCCACACAGTGTTTACCTGCGCTGTAACTGAGCTGAAGGTGCCAGAACCAAATGTaccatttatttatgtatttatttatttatttgtctgaaaataaacactcatttcaaatttgatgccagcaAGATGTTTTAAAGAAGCTGGGACAGGGACAGAAAACTGGATCAGATGATGGGTGTGGAAATCCACAGAGGCTGTTTGTTACAGACGGTGAGTTTTCCCCACTCTGTGAAACAAACAGTTCAGCAGTAACATTTTTACAGTGTATGGAGAAACCAGCCGATCCTGAGGTGGAAGATACTGGAGCTCTTCTGAAAACCATCGGCCGTGAACGCGGCGCATCGCTTCGTTCTCTTTTGCTTGCTTAAACAAGAAGATGCAAAAACATGTGGTGCATGTCCTCAAACCGCTGCTCGCCTCTAATGCAAAATAAGCAGATATTAAAAAGAATTTCCCTTTTCCCAGATCTCCCTGCTCATcgccttcctgtgtgtgttctgCACTCGCGGCTGGCCCAGCTGGGCGGCCTTCCAGTACTTCGAGGTGGTGACGCTGTGGTTCCTCGTAGCCTTCCTCATCTTCTTCCTCATGCACCTGTGCAGGCTGCAGCGGAGGATGCCCTGCATCAACTGGCCGCTGACGGTAAGGAGAGCGACGCTTCCATCTGTGTGTGTCGGTTCAGTTCGCTGATTTCCTCAGTCTCACTTCTGCATTTCAGCCGAACTTCTGCATCGAAGATTTGAGTGTTTGATTCTCAGCGTAGCGTAACAGGAAGCTGCCGTTATGCAACGCTGAGAAGCCAGAAGAATATTTACCCAAATGTTCTTCTAGGTTCTCTGTGGAGTTCAAGGAAGGAAGAAAGCTTCTGATGCATGGTGCTTGTAGTGCACCAGCAGCCGCTCGTTTACCTTCGGCCGTGAGCACAGACGACT
This sequence is a window from Oreochromis aureus strain Israel breed Guangdong linkage group 11, ZZ_aureus, whole genome shotgun sequence. Protein-coding genes within it:
- the cmtm7 gene encoding CKLF-like MARVEL transmembrane domain-containing protein 7 produces the protein MSHTVITTTTTTRTSGESGLNLGYTRTIPGLLKIGQLISLLIAFLCVFCTRGWPSWAAFQYFEVVTLWFLVAFLIFFLMHLCRLQRRMPCINWPLTEFFHYSVGCILILIASIIASAKSGGASALVAGSVFGFIATFLMAVNLWTSYSVACGPQSAM